The nucleotide sequence AATTCTGCTTTCACAAGTCTCAGTGCAGGAATCTTTAAGGGACTTTTTCGTTGGgcgtttcttttttcttttggtAACAATGTTGCCTTTTCCTTCAACATTTGAATCAACAGATGCAACCGTCAAATTTGGACTGATTTGGTGTTGAACCTGCTTTAATAGGGAGTCATTTCTCTGGTCGGTGATGAGGCTAGAATGCACATTTTCTGACTTTGATGTAGATTTTTTGATCTTTCTATAACCAAGACCGATTTTCAAGTGAGACATTTCTTCTTTTGAAAAATGGTGAACATTTTTGTAGTGGATTTTAAGGCCTGTGGTTCTGGTAAATGCCTTTGAACATAAATGACATTTGTATGGTGCTAATTTGTCAGGGTTTTTCTTAATTTCATTTATCCTGTCCTCACTGTAATCATGTAGACggctaaaatgtttaaataaagctTCTTTTGTCATTGCTCCATAAACACAGCCTTCTTCAGAGCATCTAAAGGGCTTTAAAACACTTTTCTGCTCGTTTTGTACAGGAACTTCAATTGTGTGAGACTGATCATCTCTAGTCACAGCTTTAGAGCTTTGATCATGCAGGTTAGTGTTCTCAGATTTGATCTCACAATTGTCTCGACTGATTATATCAACCAAATCAAGACGTTGTAATGCCCTTTCAATTTCCACGATTTTGCCATCTTCACCAGTATTTGAAGGGATGATTTTAGCTTCAGGTTTGATTTCTATGACAGTGTTTGATTCAGGTGGATGGAAGAAACTGTCATTTCTAGCCATTTCAGAGGGGACTTGAGAGGATATATTAATGTTTGGGATGTTATCTGTGCCACTATGCAGGCTTGTTAAAGTGTTACTGTTAAAGGTATTTGATTCTGATGGTGCATAGATGCAGGGTTTGTGAGTGTGCTCAAGTATGTCATTCATGGGGAGAGGCATTTGTGCCGCTGAAATATCAGGATCATTCAGAAAATCAAGAAATGATGCTGGTAAGTCAGCAGTAAGGTCGATTTCATCTACAGGTTTGCACTGGGAACGTTTTGATAAATGACCTCCAAGTGACTTTGTGCTTGAAAACTCTCTGTAGCACCTGCAACAAATTACTTTCCCATCCTGTATAATGGCAGGCCATTTTGCTCTCTTAgatgatttaatttttttggatTTCCTTGTTTCACCAGAACCTGAAATATTCTGATCATCTGAAGGGATTCCTTCTGTTCCTTCCTGTGACAATTCATGATTACAAAAATCATCTGGACTTTTCTCACCCGTCAGGGAGACAGCACTAAAGAAATCTTCTGATGATTCCTTAAAATGAGGGGTTAAAAGATTCAACATAGGTTTGATATCTGATGAAGGTAATACATCAGTACTAGCAGTGCTGATTTCTTTGTTTGAATTTCCCAATGGCACCACTGAAATAGGATCTACCTCTGAAGCAAAAGTTGAAAAATATAGGCTGCCATTCTGCCCGGACAAAGTGCTGATGGAAATATCACTGGGATGATTTTGTCCAATCTGACTGAATCCAGGATTAACGCTCGACTCAACGTGTGACAAGTCACAAGTCTGTTCACTGTTAAGGGCATGTAGTACTCTAAGAGAACTTGACACATATTTTGAGGCTTCGTTCATCACACTTGAGGGTGTGTGGACATTCCCAGAAAGGGGGATGATGTCATCATAAGATGAGGCAGAAGCATAATCTAAGACTGTGTCAGATTGGTATGATGGGTTTGTGAGCTGGTTGTCAGATAAAATTGTTGAGCGGTAGGGATGTACAGAAAAATCTGAATCCAAATTCTCCACTGAAGGTGTTGTCCATGTCTGAGTTACTGGTAATTGCATCAGATCTGTCTGGTTTGGTGATGCTGCACTTTGAGTGTTTTCAATCTGAGGGCAAAACTTGGCACTTATGGACGGCATACTATCATGATTGGAGAAAACAGAGGAAGGTCTTTCAATCACAGAGTCAAGAAATGTAGTATGTTCAGTTTGTCTGGAACGGCTTGTCCATTTCACCTTCTGAGAACTAGTGGTTGTGCTCTCAGATGATGACTTTTTTGCAGCAATTTCTGCAATCCTTTTGTACTTCTTAGACAACTTCCACTCCTCAAAAGCCTcagaatgaacatttttgacatGTCTCGACAAACTTTTTGAGGTGCTGTATTTCCGTGTGCAGGTTTCAAATGGACACACATGAGTCAGACCTTCTTCTCTGTCGGCTTTTGTCACAGAGAGAGATGACTTCAACGTGGAAGGCTTATGCTGACTCAACGTGGAAGGCTTATGCTGACTCAACATGGAAGGCTTATGCTGACTCAACGTGGAAGGCTTAAGCTGACTCAACGTGGAAGGATTAAGCTGACTCAACGTGGAAGGCTTAAGCTGACTCAATGTGGAAGGCTTAAGCTGACTCAACGTGGAAGGCTTATGCTGAATCAATGTAGAAGGCTTAAGTTGACTCAATGTAGCAGGCTTGAGCTGATTTAATTTGAAAGAAAACAATTTCTTATCTTTCAAGAGTGTTTGAGTTTCACTGTCAGCATTCCTTAGAGCATCTATATATATTGGATCATTGCACTTGACGGGAATAGGCTTCAGTTTTACATAGCAAGATTCAAAATGTAATTGCTTCGTATTCTCAAGACAATGAGGTGTCTCCGATCCATCAGGCTGAACAGCATTAGTTTGGGGATCATTTTTGCTTACTGTCAACTGAGCTGTGCATGATACAAGATGCTCAGGCTGTTCTCTGGAGTCTAGAGTAATGTCTGCTATGCTTTCAATGGTACATTTCCTTTCTAATGGGGTAAACTCTTGAGAAACCTCTTTAATTTGGCTTGGAGGCAGCTCTAAGGCAGGAAAAGTCGGAGTTAGTACTTCAAGTTGAGATGGTGAGTCCCCATCAACAGCAGAGTGCCCCTTCTTCTTTACATGTCCTTTCTGATGCAGATCTAGGTCAGACAAGGTGTAAAACACCTTGTCACAGTTATGACTTTTGCAGGGGAACGTCATGTAGTGTTGTGCTTCATGATCATACAGCAAATAAGTCTCATTGAATATTCTCTCACAGTTTGGATATGCACACTGTGCCTGAAATTCAGCATGTACTTTTCTGTGTATCAGAAGCTCGGCATGAGAGGAAAAGCTGCAATTACATCCAAGCTGAATGCAAAAATACGGCTTCTCGCCACAATGCATCTGTAAGTGATCATTAAGATGGGTCACATTTACAAACTGACGGTGACAATACTGGCACACAGCCTTCTGGCTTTGTATTTCTAGGAACTGTATTGCTTCCTGCTCATTTTTGTGGGCTTTAACATGAGCAACCAAATTCCTGAAGTACTTGAAAACTTTTTGACAACTTGTAACAGGGCATGAACAATATTCAGCGTTGCTAACATCACGAATAGGGTTGCCCTGTTTGGGGGATGacaatttaattttacttttcaCATTTTTGCTGGGACTTTCTTTTGAAGCATGTAAACTGTTATTGCAGATTGTCCCTTGGCTAGCTGTCACAGCAGTTTTGCTGTTGTGCTCTTCTTTTGTCAAGGTACTGCTGGGTGCTGTTAACTTGGTGTCAAAACTGGTACGTTTCTTGCTCACACCCATAGCAGCAAGGCGTTCTTTACATGACTGTTTCACATGTGATGCCACATGAGGCTCTAGAACTACCCTAGTTTCAAACGTTTTAGCACATATTGGGCAACGGAAAATCCCATCTTGAACATGCTTCAATGCATGCTTCACAATTCTGTGTCCAAGGAACTCTTtatcacacaaaacacaatactGCATATAAGCTTGCCAATTGCGAAATCGAGCAGAAACAAATCCCATCTCTCTCATCTTCTTCATTTcccttttcttctttctttctgtttCAACTTCACTCAGTTCGTAAGTAGTACTATTGGTAAAATGTAGATGTTGAAAATATTTTTCATC is from Pseudorasbora parva isolate DD20220531a chromosome 10, ASM2467924v1, whole genome shotgun sequence and encodes:
- the znf292a gene encoding zinc finger protein 292a encodes the protein MAEEEGSATEAVALRQKFQDLISELKRISESTLDASNSFCRDFCQVLMQHGCQWRPDEDPLPLLEMYTVAITCCAEASPFLSPECEHLTDVLDKLSWSCLNLLLSFSENIPGALWEEFQSSVKMAHDILQAHGNSQLHTLLTLVEENGVWSNATLCSILSSDIPNVEKVHEFLSQEGPDLLHMRIKHLIKQKQMDKAAILAKICAEFPEFGGKKNFKQIYLVCLCEIKPQQELMQEIKEVDCKEALDMICNLESEEDEKGALSLCTAFFKRQLLSGDVYCAWELTLFWSKLLIRLESKQAFLEQCRLLACLSVSVYHILLLIKVIQAEIEKNGLSVCIEMCVQALKMGVHDNEGCNITICKTISCLLPLDLEVKRACQLTEFLINPSLDSYYAVETLFNEPDQKLEQEDPPILNSLRCDLLLALKTKWPFDPEFWDWKTLKRQCLALMGQEATAILSTDKCTDSEDNEAHDHDEKYFQHLHFTNSTTYELSEVETERKKKREMKKMREMGFVSARFRNWQAYMQYCVLCDKEFLGHRIVKHALKHVQDGIFRCPICAKTFETRVVLEPHVASHVKQSCKERLAAMGVSKKRTSFDTKLTAPSSTLTKEEHNSKTAVTASQGTICNNSLHASKESPSKNVKSKIKLSSPKQGNPIRDVSNAEYCSCPVTSCQKVFKYFRNLVAHVKAHKNEQEAIQFLEIQSQKAVCQYCHRQFVNVTHLNDHLQMHCGEKPYFCIQLGCNCSFSSHAELLIHRKVHAEFQAQCAYPNCERIFNETYLLYDHEAQHYMTFPCKSHNCDKVFYTLSDLDLHQKGHVKKKGHSAVDGDSPSQLEVLTPTFPALELPPSQIKEVSQEFTPLERKCTIESIADITLDSREQPEHLVSCTAQLTVSKNDPQTNAVQPDGSETPHCLENTKQLHFESCYVKLKPIPVKCNDPIYIDALRNADSETQTLLKDKKLFSFKLNQLKPATLSQLKPSTLIQHKPSTLSQLKPSTLSQLKPSTLSQLNPSTLSQLKPSTLSQHKPSMLSQHKPSTLSQHKPSTLKSSLSVTKADREEGLTHVCPFETCTRKYSTSKSLSRHVKNVHSEAFEEWKLSKKYKRIAEIAAKKSSSESTTTSSQKVKWTSRSRQTEHTTFLDSVIERPSSVFSNHDSMPSISAKFCPQIENTQSAASPNQTDLMQLPVTQTWTTPSVENLDSDFSVHPYRSTILSDNQLTNPSYQSDTVLDYASASSYDDIIPLSGNVHTPSSVMNEASKYVSSSLRVLHALNSEQTCDLSHVESSVNPGFSQIGQNHPSDISISTLSGQNGSLYFSTFASEVDPISVVPLGNSNKEISTASTDVLPSSDIKPMLNLLTPHFKESSEDFFSAVSLTGEKSPDDFCNHELSQEGTEGIPSDDQNISGSGETRKSKKIKSSKRAKWPAIIQDGKVICCRCYREFSSTKSLGGHLSKRSQCKPVDEIDLTADLPASFLDFLNDPDISAAQMPLPMNDILEHTHKPCIYAPSESNTFNSNTLTSLHSGTDNIPNINISSQVPSEMARNDSFFHPPESNTVIEIKPEAKIIPSNTGEDGKIVEIERALQRLDLVDIISRDNCEIKSENTNLHDQSSKAVTRDDQSHTIEVPVQNEQKSVLKPFRCSEEGCVYGAMTKEALFKHFSRLHDYSEDRINEIKKNPDKLAPYKCHLCSKAFTRTTGLKIHYKNVHHFSKEEMSHLKIGLGYRKIKKSTSKSENVHSSLITDQRNDSLLKQVQHQISPNLTVASVDSNVEGKGNIVTKRKKKRPTKKSLKDSCTETCESRIVEASMEKVNLEGLSATCVTPQKDPSLISENHVSELNESGIFAMQELSGGSPHLLDTVNAPDERTENATPQSNRQIEMNSDVMVDIQENTTMPIGTIDSGDSSDAQCMYRPYRCVHEGCVAAFSIQQNLILHYRAMHQSERNEKNSAKEPDGLVQVHEYRCQVKQCSKVVSKVTSLLKHYLLLHRCTLEKASALLSGVEVGTFQCDQSKCSAHFTCHLKYIDHIKNDHKAIKVSADGDFESVDLTFRCQFEGCDRVYTTKSNLLRHLMKKHDATFETMKEKQKNGIGNDVQAKKLSASSNNGKENIANNNIKTKRKNSKKREDKAQNLRMTLEKPALKSSDEASAICNQRLPLQYPCMIKSCDSVMSDELSILKHYTTHGLTEQYIEDQKSQFIFCMKSSEMPKADSTSKNEIEQTVVDEVQTENLNVSPQDLGPDPAAEVLLNESFTATTMPEIKRKRGRPRKSECRNKICVERKQSLRNCNGEHVKCMLKVSGSILNSSSSQGNQVEKDVALELYKPSEFETSVLKFSEDTQSNPSKRQRTLQPIIQERDQVQCINFRNPLKIETVKNVKIVMYENLSTCSELLMKQLQDMQPMVILEKGLHS